The Deltaproteobacteria bacterium sequence GCTCGCGCCGGCGGACGGGATCGCCCTCTCTCAGCACACCCAGAAACTGATTGACGGGTTCTTCACCCTGCGTGCGCTTGGGCTAGTGCCGGTCAAAGGCGTGCGTGATCCCGTCGGCGTGTTCGTGCTTGAGGGTGTCGGACGCCTGCGCACACGCCTGGACACTGCGCGCGCCCGTGGGCTCTCGCGTTTTGTCGGTCGTGACGACGAGATTGAGGCGCTGGAGTCGGCGCTGCAACGTGCACTCGCCGGCACGGGCCGTGTGGCTGCGATGGTGGGAGAGCCGGGCGTCGGTAAGAGCCGGATTTGTGCCGAGTTCGTCGAGCGTTGTCGAGCGCGGGGATTGGTGGTCTACGAGGCCCACTGTCCAGCGCACGGAAAGACGATTCCCTACCTGCCGCTACTTGAGCTGTTGCGCAACCTGTTTGGAATCACCGAACAGGACGGTTCGCGCGAGGCGCGGCAGAAGATCGCGGGTGAGCTGGCGCTGCTCGACGACGGCTTCGCTGATGACCGTGCGCTGGTGCTCGACTTCCTCGGTGTCGCGGACCCGAAGGCTCCGGCGCTCCAACTGGAACCTGCCGTGCGGCAGCGGCGACTCTTTACTTTCCTGCGTCGGTTGATTCAGCGCCGCACGGAGGCCGAGCCCATCGTACTCTTGATCGACGACCTACACTGGATCGATCCCGGCAGCGACCTGTTCGTGGCGCAGATTGTGGAGGCGGTAAGCGCCACGCGCACGCTGCTACTGGTGAACTTCCGCCCGGAGTACGAGGCCGACTGGACCCACAAGTCGTGGGTCTTGCAGTTGCCGATGGCGCCGTTGAGCGCCGAGGCGCTGGCGGCACTCGTGCGCGATTGGGTGGGGTCGCGTCCCTCGGTTGCGGCGCTGCCCGCACTGGTCGGTGCGCGCTCGGGCGGCAACCCGTTCTTTGCCGAGGAGATCGTGCTCTCGCTGCTGGAGACCGGTCGCTTAGTGGGTACGCGTGGGGCATACGAACTGGTGACGACACTCGATGCCGTCGAGGTCCCGGCGACGGTGCAGTCGCTGCTGGCGGCGCGGATCGACCGCCTCGGTGAGCGCGAGAAGCAGGTGCTGTACACGGCGGCGGTGATCGGCAAGGACTTCAGCGAACCGATTCTGCGACGCGTCATCGTTGACGTAGGGGTGCCTCTTGTGGGTACCCTCTCCCTGGGTGAGCCGGGCCGGGCGGGCACAAGGCCCGCCCCTACAGAGACCGATCTGGACGCAGCATTATCGGCATTGCTGGCGGCTGAGCTGGTGTACGAGCGCGCCATCTACCCGGTAGCGGAGTACGCCTTCAAGCATCCACTCACGCACGAGGTCGCGCTGCACGCGCAGCTCAGCACGGCGCGGCGGACGCGACACGCGGCAGTCGCGGAAGCCATTGCCGCCGCCGAAGCCGAGCGACTCGACGAGCACGCCGGCCTGCTCGCGCACCACTGGATGGAAGCAGGTGAGGCTCTGCGCGCGGCCACCTGGCACGCGCGCGCGGCCCGTTGGGTCCGCATCACCGATCTGGCCGCGTCCCGGCGGCACTGGGCACAGGCGCGTACGCTGCTCGTCGCGCTGCCGGACTCCGCCGAGCGCACGCGGCTGCTCCTCGAGGTGTATCCCGAGCTGATCAACACGCTCGATCGTCTGGGCGCTGATGCGTCCGAATCCGAGGTCGTCTTCTTGGCAGCGATTGAGCTTGCCCGCCAGGCCGGCGATCGCCGCACCGAGGCGCTGATCGAAGCGGCGTATGGCCACCTCAAGACGGGTCACAACGAGTGGCCAGCCGTGATCGAGCATGCCCAGCGCGCGGTAACGCTGGCGGATGCCGAAGGCGACCGTCCCGTCCAGCTCTTCGCGCGCTTCGTCCTAGGGCGCGCCTTTGTGTGGCAGGCGCGATTGCACGAGTGTGTCCGTGTCTTCGACCAGGTTGCCGAAATCGGTGGGGGAGACGCCGCCACGGACATCGAGGTTCTCGGCTGGCGGCCCTATGTGGAGGCCCTTTCGGTTCGAGCCAACGCCCACGTCTTGCTGGGTCGACTCCGTGAAGCGCTGGAGTTCTTGGATCGACTGCCCTCGCTCCTTGGTAGACCGAGACTGTGTGCGGACATGTCTTCAACTGTCGCCGACCGCATCTGGACCTGCTGGCTGCTGGGCGATGCCGACCGGGCCCGGCGTTTCTCCAGCGACGCCTTGCAAATGGCCGAGCGCTTCGGCGCGGACCGCAACGTAGTGTACGCGCTGCTCGCTTGTGGCATGACGAGCTGCCTCGCGCGGCGCTGGGAAGAGGGCGACGGCTTTCTCGATCACGCGATAAAGCTGGTCTCCGCCACGGGCGCTGGCCGCGAGTGGACCATGTTCATCGACGGATTCCAGGCACTGTGCTGGGCCGGGATGGGTGAGCACAAGCGGAGTCTGGACTTGGCGCGTAGAGGTGTAGAGCAAGCACGCGCCAACGCACTGGACCTGCCGCGCATCATTGAGGGTGCCCTCCGAGCGCGCGTGCTGCGTATGGCCGATGATGTGGAGCAGCAGGGCGAGCTCGAAGCCCAGATCGTCGAGACGCTGGAGCTGATCCAGCGCACCGATGCACAGGGTTGGCTCCCGTTCGTCCTGCTCGAACGAGCGGGACTCGCGCGGCTACGCGGCGACGTGGACGGCATGGCGCGCGACCTGGCCGAAGCGCGGCGTCTCTTCGCGCAGATGGGTGTGAGCGGCTGGGACGACTATGCGAGGTCGATCGAGGCATGAACCTGCCCAACCCCAGGGCGACCACAGGGGGTCGCCCCTACAAAATCCGGCGAAATTGTACCACTACTAAGCGTATCTTCCGGCTTGACTTCTCGGACTGTCTCTAGTTTCATACAGTCCATGAACGTCGCGGCTTTGCTCTGGAGTGTTGTGTTGCTGCTTGCGCTCCCTTCGTGGGCGGTGGCGATCACACCGGCCGCACCTCTTTCGGATCGAGAGGTCATCGAACGGCTGGCTAGATTAGAAGAAGGCCAGAAAGCCTTGCAGGACGGCCAAAACGTGCTTCGGCAAGAGGTGAAAACGCAAGGCGAGCAGTTCCGCCAAGACATGCAGAAGATCCGGGAGGAGATAAAAGCGCAAGGTGAGCGATTCAGTGAAGAGATGCGCCAACTGCGGACCGACATGTATGCGCAGTTTTCCTTCGTCTTTCAGCTCATTATCGGCATACTCGGAGCCTTTGCCGCCATCATTGCCGTGACCATCACTTTCGCGCTGTGGGACCGGCGGACGATGATTCGTCCCTTCGAGAGCAAGGTCAAAACGATCGAAGAAGAGATCGCCACCAACCGGCAGCGGCTGCATACCTTGCTGGAAGCACTGCGGACCCTTAGTCGAAAAGATAAACAAGTCGCCGACGTCCTCAAGCAGTTCGATTTGCTCTGAGAAAAAAGCTGAGTTGCGTACAACTCAACCCAGCCTACCGTCCTACCGAGACGAAGTTAACTTCCAGAAGAGCGCCCCGATTGCCACCAGCATGACCGTGCCCATTCCAAAAGCGAT is a genomic window containing:
- a CDS encoding AAA family ATPase → MNCSSCGVENHAGRKFCVECGSRLALNCTACGTPYAAGEKFCGECGATLVSSFKFPTSSPQPPIPTPRSPASYTPKHLAEKILQSKSALEGERKQVTVLFADVKGSMELAEQLDPEEWHQILDRFFAILTDGVHRFEGTVNQYTGDGIMALFGAPIAHEDHAQRACYAALHLRERLRQYADELRIAPCVNFSFRLGLNSGEVIVGKIGDDLRMDYTAQGHTVGLAQRMEQLAPADGIALSQHTQKLIDGFFTLRALGLVPVKGVRDPVGVFVLEGVGRLRTRLDTARARGLSRFVGRDDEIEALESALQRALAGTGRVAAMVGEPGVGKSRICAEFVERCRARGLVVYEAHCPAHGKTIPYLPLLELLRNLFGITEQDGSREARQKIAGELALLDDGFADDRALVLDFLGVADPKAPALQLEPAVRQRRLFTFLRRLIQRRTEAEPIVLLIDDLHWIDPGSDLFVAQIVEAVSATRTLLLVNFRPEYEADWTHKSWVLQLPMAPLSAEALAALVRDWVGSRPSVAALPALVGARSGGNPFFAEEIVLSLLETGRLVGTRGAYELVTTLDAVEVPATVQSLLAARIDRLGEREKQVLYTAAVIGKDFSEPILRRVIVDVGVPLVGTLSLGEPGRAGTRPAPTETDLDAALSALLAAELVYERAIYPVAEYAFKHPLTHEVALHAQLSTARRTRHAAVAEAIAAAEAERLDEHAGLLAHHWMEAGEALRAATWHARAARWVRITDLAASRRHWAQARTLLVALPDSAERTRLLLEVYPELINTLDRLGADASESEVVFLAAIELARQAGDRRTEALIEAAYGHLKTGHNEWPAVIEHAQRAVTLADAEGDRPVQLFARFVLGRAFVWQARLHECVRVFDQVAEIGGGDAATDIEVLGWRPYVEALSVRANAHVLLGRLREALEFLDRLPSLLGRPRLCADMSSTVADRIWTCWLLGDADRARRFSSDALQMAERFGADRNVVYALLACGMTSCLARRWEEGDGFLDHAIKLVSATGAGREWTMFIDGFQALCWAGMGEHKRSLDLARRGVEQARANALDLPRIIEGALRARVLRMADDVEQQGELEAQIVETLELIQRTDAQGWLPFVLLERAGLARLRGDVDGMARDLAEARRLFAQMGVSGWDDYARSIEA